One Brassica napus cultivar Da-Ae chromosome C2, Da-Ae, whole genome shotgun sequence DNA window includes the following coding sequences:
- the LOC106374327 gene encoding probable methyltransferase At1g27930, whose product MRKTKSIMNHKSAKHMLLERPWFIVLALAGLIGGALLITSFIRSTDNTLSLCSTAKTTAQSIAEYTATPIQLQSIVHYATSRTVPQQTFDEISISLEVLKDRLPCNFLVFGLGRDSLMWASLNPGGTTVFMEEDPEWIQAVLKDAPSLRAHHVQYRTQLSQADRLLKTYRSEPKCLPANAFPIRYNEKCPLALTSLPDEFYDTEWDLIMVDAPKGYFATAPGRMAAIFSSAVMARNRKGAGTTHVFLHDVDRKVEKAYANEFLCEKYRVKSAGRLWHFEIPNAANMSDQPGDRFC is encoded by the coding sequence ATgcgaaaaacaaaatcaatcatGAATCACAAAAGTGCAAAGCACATGCTTCTAGAGCGACCTTGGTTCATCGTGCTGGCTCTAGCTGGTCTTATCGGTGGCGCACTGCTCATTACCAGTTTCATCCGATCTACGGACAACACTTTATCACTATGTTCCACGGCTAAAACAACTGCACAATCCATAGCAGAATACACAGCCACACCAATCCAGCTCCAATCCATCGTCCATTACGCAACCTCACGCACCGTCCCTCAACAAACCTTCGATGAGATCTCTATCTCCTTAGAAGTCCTTAAGGACCGTTTACCTTGCAATTTTCTTGTCTTTGGCCTCGGTCGTGACTCCCTCATGTGGGCCTCCCTCAATCCAGGTGGCACCACTGTGTTCATGGAGGAGGATCCTGAATGGATCCAGGCCGTCCTCAAGGACGCACCGTCCCTACGAGCCCACCATGTTCAGTATCGGACCCAACTTTCTCAAGCGGACCGTCTTCTCAAAACCTACCGGTCTGAACCTAAATGTTTACCCGCCAATGCTTTCCCGATCCGCTACAACGAAAAATGTCCATTGGCGTTGACTTCACTTCCTGATGAGTTTTATGATACCGAGTGGGATTTGATCATGGTGGACGCACCAAAAGGGTACTTCGCAACCGCGCCAGGTAGGATGGCAGCCATATTCTCATCAGCCGTCATGGCACGTAACCGGAAGGGTGCTGGCACGACGCACGTTTTCCTTCACGACGTTGACCGCAAAGTGGAGAAAGCTTACGCCAATGAGTTTCTTTGTGAGAAGTATAGAGTCAAATCCGCTGGTAGGCTCTGGCACTTCGAAATACCTAACGCCGCTAACATGAGCGATCAGCCAGGGGATCGATTCTGctag